A part of Rhodamnia argentea isolate NSW1041297 chromosome 8, ASM2092103v1, whole genome shotgun sequence genomic DNA contains:
- the LOC115737995 gene encoding oligouridylate-binding protein 1C-like has translation MVRREQTVIPENNPQYTTVYVGNLASEVTQLELHRHFHALGAGVIEEVQVQRDKGFGFVRYSTHAEAALAIQMGNSQSLLCGRQIKCSWGSKPTPPGTSSNPLPPPAAVAPLPGLSTAEILGCAW, from the exons ATGGTAAGAAGGGAACAAACAGTGATTCCAGAAAATAATCCTCAGTATACAACTGTTTATGTAGGAAATTTAGCTTCAGAG GTCACTCAGCTTGAACTCCACCGCCACTTTCATGCTCTTGGTGCTGGAGTGATTGAGGAGGTCCAGGTCCAAAGAGATAAAGGATTTGGTTTCGTTAGGTATAGCACACATGCAGAAGCAGCATTAGCCATTCAAATGGGAAATTCTCAGTCGCTTCTATGCGGAAGACAAATTAAG TGCTCCTGGGGTAGCAAGCCTACTCCCCCAGGAACAAGCTCCAATCCCCTTCCTCCACCTGCTGCAGTGGCACCATTACCGGGCCTTTCTACTGCTGAAATATTAGgctgcgcatggtaa